In Planctomonas sp. JC2975, the genomic stretch CGGGATCTCGACGCCGCGTGATCGGATCCAGCACTCGAGAACTACGCCCGAGACCCGAGCGCTCAGTTCCTTGCGCGCAGGGAGGCGAGGCTCTGCAGCAAGCCGGCGACGACATCCGGATCCGCGACGCGGAAGCCCGCACGCGTCTCCCCCGGCCCGACCTTCACTCCGACGTCGTCCGACGTGAGCACGGCGAAGCCGTCCTCATCGGTCACGTCGTCTCCCGCGTAGAGCACGCCCGTTGCGCCGACATGCTCGCGAAGCCGTTCGATGCCGTCCCCCTTGGTGGCGTCGCGCACCGCGAACTCCAGGATGTCCTTGCCGGCCCGCTCGAGGAACCCTCCGCCGATCGCGTGGGCTGCCGCCCTCGCTTGCTCGTTCGCCGCAGCGGCGGCGTTCGTGGGGACCCCTCGCGTGTGGAGGCCGAGTCCCACTGGCTTGTGTTCGATCTTGGATCCAGGCGTCGCCGCCACGATGCGGTCCAGTTCGACCGCGAGCGCGGCAAGCCGTGAGCGTTCCCCGTCGCTGAGTCCGACATCCACGGCGCCGCCGGTGAGTCGCACCTCTACACCGTGCGACGCGATGAGGAGCGCGGACTCGTCTGCTTCTGTGACCCGGATCAAGCCGTCGAGAGGGCGTCCGGAGACGAACGCGACCCAGGTATCAGGCGTGTGCTCGAGCAGGTCGAGGGCCGAGCGCGCCTCGGGGATGACCCGGGAATCGGCAGGGTTGTCCACGAGCGGACTGACCGTGCCGTCGAAGTCGAGGGCGACGAGGAGGCGAGGGGTCTCGGCCAGGCGCCGTATGGCATCCGCGAGGTCCGGATCACCGGCGACAGCGGCGTCGTGCCGCGAGCGCGTCGCCTCGTCCACTATTCGACCCGCCCACTCGGAGGCGTCGGTGCCGGCTTCTCGTGAGCACCGTAATCGTCGTCGTGCGTCACGTGGGTGAGCGCGTCGAAGAATGTGGCGGACCAACGCTGCACGTCATGCGTCAGCACGCGTTTGCGCAGGGCGCGCATCCGACGGCCGCGCTCCCTCGACGGCATGTCGATGGCTTTCAACATGGCGTCCTTGAGGCCCTCGATGTCGTGCGGATTCACGAGCAGTGCCTGTTTGAGCTCATCCGATGCCCCGGTGAACTCGCTCAGCACGAGCACGCCGTCGTTGTCGATGCGGCTGGCGACGTATTCCTTCGCCACCAGGTTCATGCCGTCGCGAAGAGCGGTGACCAACATGACGTCGGCTGCCAGGTAGAGCGCCACCATCTCCTCGCGCGGATACCCCTGGTGCAGGTAGCTGATCGCGGTGTGGCTGATCGTGGAGTAGTCGCCGTTGATGCGGCTCACCGTGAGTTCGACCTCGTCGCGGAGTTGCCGGTACGTCTCGACACGCTCGCGCGACGGACTCGCCACCTGAACGAGCGTCAGGTCGTCGACGTCGACGCTCTTGTCGCGCAGCAGCTCCCCGTACGCCTTGAGACGGTGCCGGATGCCCTTCGTGTAGTCGAGCCGGTCGACCCCGAGCATGATCGTCGTCGGGTTGCCGAGCTCCTCGCGGATCTGCTTGGCCCGTGCCTGGATGTCCGGACGCGATGCGAGCTCCTGGTAGTGCTCCGCGTCGATCGAGATGGGGAACTGCTTCGCCAGGACGGTGCGCACGCGGGTGCCCCGACGATTCGTCTTGACGTGACGGTGGCCCACGGCCTCGCCGTCCGCCAGCGGGACGTCGATGACCGACCCGCGGGTCTCGTACCCGAGCAGGCGACGGACGGCGCGAGCGAAGTTGCCCGCGTCCGCAAGGCGCTGGAAGCCGATCACGTCGGCGCCCAGCAGCCCCTCGACGACCTGCTTGCGCCACGGAAGCTGGGCGTAGATGCCGTAGGCCGGGAACGGAATGTGGTTGAAGAATCCGATCACGAGGTCGGGACGGGCGTCCCGCAGCATCTTCGGAACGAGCTGCAGCTGGTAGTCGTGCACCCAGACGACGGCACCCGGGGCGGCGCGCGCAATGGCGGCATCCGCGAACCGACGGTTCACCTGCACGTACGAGTCCCACCACTCGCGGTGGAAGCTGGGCGGGGCGATCACGTCGTGGTAGAGAGGCCACAGGGTGTCGTTCGAGAAGCCCTCGTAGTAGTACTCGACGTCCTCTGCGCTGAGCGAAACGGGGGTGATGTCGATGCCGTCGGCGACGAACGGTTCGAAGTGGGCGTCGGGGATGCCGACCCATCCGATCCAGACGCCGTCCTCGCGCTTCATGATGGGCTCGAGAGCCGCGACGAGCCCGCCAGGAGACGGGCGCCAGACGGCTTCAGGGCCCTCGCCCGATACGTGGTCGACGGGGAGCCTGTTGGAGACGATCACGAGATCGAACTGCCGGGAATCGGACGGCGGACGCGGGTCGCTGCCGCGTGATGCGGACCCGTCGCGCTCTTGTTTCGGCAGAATGACCGCCTCCTGAGGGGGTGCGTGCTCGACGAGTCCTCACGTTACCAGTCGGCCATCGTCCCCACGGATTCACGGCAGCGCGACGACACCGGGCGTTCACGCTCCCGGCCTAACGTCGCAGACGATGATCGCGATCGGTATGAGCACCTCCTGCGTCTACCCGCACGGCACGCGGGCTGCGTTCGAGACCGCCGCCCGGCTCGGATACGACGGCGTCGAGATCATGGTCACTCGCGACGCCGGCACGAGGGATGCCCGCACCCTGCGTGCCCTGTCCGCCCGGTACAGCATGCCCATCCTCTCCGTGCACGCTCCGGTGCTGTTCTTCACGCAGCTGGTCTGGGGACTGGATCCGGTGCGCAAACTCGTCAGGTCCGCCCGTCTCGCGCAGGAGGTGGGAGCGCCGACCGTTGTGGTGCATCCGCCGTTTCGCTGGCAAGGGGACTACGCCCGGTCATTCACCACGGTCATCCGCGACCTCGCCGACGCGACGGGTGTGGACCTCGCCGTCGAGAACATGTTCCCGTGGAACGTCGGCGGCCGCAGGCGGGCCGTGTACTCGCCGGGCTGGGATCCGGTGAGCATCGACTGCGATTCGGCGACGCTCGACTTCTCGCACGCGGCGCTCGCAGGGAGGGACGGCCTCGAACTCGCGCGCCGACTCGACGACCGACTCCGCCACGTGCACCTCTGCGACGGGACGACGTCGGTGTTCGACGGCGGTGTCTTCGACGAGCACCTCGTGCCGGGCGACGGCACGCAGCCGGTGGGAGCCGTGCTGCGGATGCTCGCCGAACGCGACTGGCACGGGGCGATCGTCGCCGAAGTGGCGTCGCATGGGCGCAGCGACCGCGAACGGGCCGAGCGCCTGGCCCGAACACTCGCATTCGCGCGTGCCTGCGTCGGATCTCCCCGCACGGCCGATGTCGCACCCTCGATCCCGGCGGGCGTGCGCGCTGCTGACTGACCGGCTCTCCTGGGCGGGGAGCGCACGGCATCGGACGCGAAAAGGAATGACGTCAGACACGGAAGTGCAGAATTCGCGACACGCTCCAACCCGCTGACAGCCGCCCTGTCGATGTCGAGACAGGCCACCCGTGGTGGCGGACGTCGTTTTCGGCGGCACGGTCATGTATCGGTCGGCCATCCCTGTGTACGGTGAAGACGAACCGGAGGGGGCGGAATGCGCAAGTACCTGCTCAATTGGAGCGTTCTCAGCACGGCGCTCGGTGTCATCGCCGTGATCCAGGCGACGCGGAACGGCCCACGCGACTGGCGGCTCCTGCTCGCCTGGGCCGGGTGGGCGCTCTCCCTCGCCGTGGCGATCACGGCTGTGCACGACCGGTCGAAGGAGCTCGAGACGACTGAGCTCGAGGCCGATTTCTGACGTCTTCTCCCTCTGTGGAGATGCCCCTCGTCCGAGGGCGGCGTGTCCTTTGGAGCTGCGGCCGAGCATCGGCCAAACTGTGATGGCGCGGCGCGCCCGCCCGCACGAAGGAGTTCCATCATGTTCGGTCGTCGGAGGCATGCCGCAGCGTCGGCAGCCCCCATCGTCCCGGCTGTCCCTGCCGTGGTCGCCCTCCCCCGCCTCGCCGACGAGCAGATCTTCGAGCTGGTGCACACGCGCATCGCGGCGGCGATAGGCGAAGGCGGCGAATGGGTCGTTCGCCGAAGGACCGAAGACGACACCGATGAACTCTTCCGCGCCGTTCTGGCCCATCAGGTGGCACTCGACGTCACCGCGGCACTGCGCAGCGCTCAGTCGCAGCTGGAGGCAGGCGAACAGCTGACCGTCTCCTCGCGCACGGGTGCCATTCCTCTCGTCACCGCTCCGCAGGCGTCGACCGAGTCAGCAACGACCGACGTCGAGAGCACGGCTCCGGAAGCGCGCATCGCCGTGAGCGGATCCGAAGCGGATGTCGCACCGGCGGCTCCTGCCGCAGATGTGACGACAGGCGACCTCGTCGCGGATCTCGAGCACGCTCCTGCCCACCGCACCGACGAGCCGGAAGCCGACGACGACGCGGTGCTCGACGAGGAGGCGATCGCCCTCCAGTGGGAGCCGGCGCCGATCACCGTCTGGACCGACCTCAAGCGTCCGGTCACGGGCCCGATCGCCATCCAGCACGCGAACCGCGAACTCGTCCGCTGACCCCGGCCGTTTCTGCGGCCTACCGCGCTCGACCGTCGCGCCTCAGGTGCGCAGCAGTGCGCGCAGCGTCTGGATCGTGTCGGCCTCCTCGGCGGCCTTGTCGTCGCGATACCGCTTGACCCTGGCGAAGCGGAGCGCGACCCCGCCCGGATACCGTGACGATGCCTGCACCCCGTCGATGGCGATCTCCACGACGATCATCGGCTCGACCCACACCGTGCCTGCCGTGCGCCGGATCTCGATCTGAGGGAAGGTCTCGGTTTGCCACCTCAGCAGCTCGTCGGTCAGACCCTTGAACGTCTTGCCGACCATGACGAATCCGCCGGGCTCCCCGAATTCGCCGAGTGGGTCGAGAGCACCCAGGTGCAGGTTGGACAGCCACCCCTGGCGGCGTCCGGATCCCCACTCGCAGGCGAGCACCACTAGGTCGTAGGTGTGGACCGGCTTGACCTTCACCCAGCCGGAGCCGCGCCGTCCGGCCGTGTACGGCGATCCGATCGCCTTGACCACGACGCCCTCGTGCCCGGCGGCAAGGGCCTCGTCCGACAGCGCCTCCGCTTCTGACACGTTATCGGTGATGACGCCTGGCACCACGAACCCGGGAGCGATGCGCTCCAGGATCGGACGGCGCACCGCCAGCGGCTCGTCGAGCAGGTCGCGGCCGTCGAGGTGCAGCACGTCGAAGAAGCGCGGCTTCAGCAACGACTCGCGCGCGGCATCCGCTCCGAATCGCGACATCGTCTCCTGGAACGGACGCGGAGCCCCGGCCTCGTCGAGTGTGAGCGTCTCGCCGTCGAGGATGAAGTCGCGCGCCGCAAACCCGCGAACGGCCTCCACCACCTCCGGCACCCGGTGGGTGATGTCCGCGAGGCTGCGCGTGTACACGCCGACCTCGTCCCCATGCCGGTGCACCTGGATACGCGCGCCGTCCAGCTTGTACTCGACGGATGCCTCACCCGTCGTCGCGAGCGCCTCCGCCACGGTCGCGGCCGACGCTGCGAGCATCGGCCGGACGGGGCGGCCCACTTCGAGCCCTACCTTCGTCAGCGCACTCTCGCCTCCCGAGAGCGCCAACGCAGCCGTCGCGCCGAGGTCGCCGGACAGCATCACAGCCCGGCGAACCACCTCTCCCGATGCGTCCGCCGCCCTCGCGACGGAGTCGATCAGCACACCCTCGAGCGCACCGGTCCGCATCTCCCCCAACAGAGCCCGCACGAGGAAGTCCTGCTCGGCCGCCGCGGCCGCGTGCATCAGCTCGTGGAGGACGGAGCTGCGCAGCGCAGCCGATCCGCTGCCCTCCGCGGAGGCGAGCCGGTCGAGCAAAGCATCCACATTCGACACGGCCAGCGATGGCGCCCCGGCCGGGTCGCCCATGACACCGGAGACCGACCGCCATCCCACACCGAGCCGGCCCTGACGTGGAGAGCCAAGCAGGAGGCCGACGGCCGGTATCACCTCATCGGGTGCCAGCCGCCGCAGCAGCCGGGCCAGAGCGTCCACCTTCGCCAGACGCGACCTCGTGGCCGCGACCTCGCCCGCCACCTCGACGAGTTCGTTCAGCAGCACCGTGACAGTCTTTCGCCCGCCACCGACATCCTCACGGCCATCGCCGCCCGCTGATCCATCGGTATCAGCTGACTCGACTGCCCGTCATCCGCCGGCATCCAGGGGTCATGGGATGGCCGGCCAGCTCGCAGGGCCCTCAGACCCGGCGGCGTAGTCGTCAAGCTGCACGTCGCCTGCGCGCCATGCGCCGAGCACCGGCGCCACGATCCGCCAGCATTCGACGGCGGTGTCGCCGCGCACCGACAGCGACGGATCGCCGTCGAGCAGCCCGGCCAGCACCTCGCCGTAGGCGAGCATGCTGCCCGGCCCGAAGTCGACGTGCATGTCGCTGCGCGAGAGGTACCGCGGGTTGCCTGGACCGTTGGTGTTGAGCTCCAGCACCATCTCGTCTGGCCCCAGCTTGATGCGCAGCCTGGTCGGATGCGCCGCCCCGCGCAGTCCCGTCGGCAGTCGTTGCGCGTCGCGGAACGTGATCACGATCTCGTGCCGCACCTTCCCGATCGCCTTCCCCGACCGCAGCGTGAACGGAACCCCGGCCCAGCGCCAGTTGTCGACCGTGAACGTCACCTGCGCGAGCGTCTCCGTGTTCAGCTCGGGATCCACTCCCTCCTCGTCGACGTACGACGGCAGGACCCGTCCGTCGATCCTGCCCTTCGTGTAGCGCCCTCGGTGACTGGACGCGATGGCGTCGTCGCCCCACACCTTCGTTGCTCGCAGCACGAGGCCCTTGGAGTCACGGAGATCCGCGGCGCTCATCGTCGCCGGCGGTTCCATTGCCGTCACGGCGAGGACTTGCAGCAGGTGGCTCTGGATCATGTCCACGAGCGCCCCTGCGTGGTCGTAGTAACCGGCACGCGACTCGAGTCCGAGCTGCTCGTCGAACACGATGTCGACCCGTGCGACGTGCTGGGCGTTCCACAGCGGCTCGAAGATCCGATTGGCGAACCTCAGCCCGAAGAGGTTCTGCACGGTCGAGTTGCCCAGGAAGTGATCGATGCGATGCACCTGGTCCTCCGGGACGATCGCCGCCAGCCGGCGGTTCAAGGCGGCCGCGCTGCGGACATCCGTTCCGAACGGCTTCTCCAGCGCCAGCCGGAGCCCGTCCGGCAGCTCCACCTTGGTCAGCGCGGCGCACACCTCTTTCGTGACGGCAGGCGGCAACGCGAAGTACAGGGCCGGGGTGCCCTCCGCCTCCTCGAGCAACGCTTTCAGGTCGTCGGGCTTGGTGACGTCGGTCGTCACGTATCGCGTGGAGGCGAGCAGCTCGTCGACGGCCGGCCCCGACGCCTTCTCCGTCGCGAACGAGGTGCGCACGATGTGTCTCCAGTGTGCGGCTGTCCAGTTCTGCGACCCGGCCCCGAGAAGCGTGACCCGACGATTCGGCTCGTGCGTGAGCAGCTGTCCGAGCGCCGGGAGAAGGAGACGAGCGGTGAGATCTCCGCTTGCCCCGAGGATGATCAGAGTCTGGACTGCCTCAGCCATGTCTTCACGCTACCTGCGAGGATGGCGGAATGGCGTTGGCGATCGAGGACTACGCACTCATCAGTGACTGTTACACCGGCGCTCTCGTCGGCAAAGACGGGAGCATCGACTGGTTGTGCATGCCGCGCTACGACTCGGCATCCATCTTCGGCGCGCTGCTGGGCACGGAGGATCATGGCCGCTGGTTGCTGGCTCCGACCCATCCAGAGGCCACAGCCGAGCGCCATTACCGCGGTGAATCCTTCGTGCTAGTCACGACGTGGACGACGCCGACCGGCGTGGTCGAAGTGATCGACGCCATGCCGCGCGGCGACCACAGCGCCAACATCGTGCGGCGCATCCGCGGCATCTCCGGATCCGTTGAACTGCACGTCGACCTGCGCATGCGGTTCAGCTATGCGTCGACGGTGCCGTGGGTACAGCAGCTGCACGATGCGTCCAACACGCTGCAGGCCGTCGCCGGTCCGGATGCGCTCGTCATCCGAGGTGTGGAGCTGACGGCATCCGATCACTCGCACGAAGCGACCTTCACGGTGCATGAGGGCGACGTGATCGACCACTCGCTCGCGTGGTACCCGTCTCATAAGCCGTTGCCGGCGCCGGTGAGCGGGAGCGTCGGCATCCGTGCGACGGAGAAGTGGTGGAACGATTGGGCGTCGACGTTCACCCACCGCGGTTCGTATTCCTCCGAGGTGCTGCGCTCGCTGCTCGTGCTGCGCGCCCTCACGCACGCCGACACCGGCGGCGTCGCGGCGGCCGCGACGACGTCGCTGCCCGAGCATTTCGGCGGAACGCGCAACTGGGACTACCGCTACGTGTGGTTGCGGGATGCCTCGCAGACGCTGAGCGCGCTGCTCGCGCATGGCTACAAGGAGGAGGTCGACCACTGGCGGTGGTGGCTGCTGCGCGCGATCGCCGGCGACCCCGCCGACGTTCAGATCATGTACGGACTCGCCGGGGAGCGATTCCTGCCCGAGTACGAGATCGACTCGCTGCCCGGCTATCACGGCGCCTCGCCGGTGCGCGTCGGAAATGCGGCCGCAAAGCAGTTCCAGGCCGATGTGATCGGCGAGGTCATGATCGCACTCCACGACGCCAGGCTCGTCGGCCTCGAGGAGAACGCCTTCTCGTGGTCGCTGCAGCGCGCGCTGATGACACGCCTCGACCAGGTCGGACACCGTCCCGACCAGGGCATCTGGGAGATCCGGGGGCCCGCGCGCGACTTCACGCACTCCCGCGTGATGGTGTGGGCGGCGTACGACCGCGCCATCCGGGGCGCCGAGGAGTTCGGACTCGATGGTCCGGTCGAGGACTGGCGTCGGCGCCGGATGTCCCTGCGCCGCGAGATCGAGCGCCACGGCTACGACCCGAGGCGCAACACCTTCACCCAGCACTTCCAGACGGCGGAGGTCGACGCCTCGCTGCTCCAGCTCACTCAGGTGGGATTCGTGGCGCCGGACGATCCACGCATGCTCGGCACTGTCCGTGCGATCGAGCAGGACCTCCTGCACCACGGCTTCCTGATGCGCTACCGCTCGAGCACCGATATTGACGGGCTCCCAGCGGGTGAGTATCCGTTCCTTGCGTGCTCCTTCTGGCTCGTCGAGCAGTACGCCCGCTCCGGACGCATCGATGCGGCGCACGAGCTCATGCAGCGCTTGTGCGGCATCGCCAACGACGTCGGACTGCTCAGCGAGGAGTACTCCCCCGTGTCGGGAAGACAGGCGGGCAATACGCCGCAGGCGCTCTCGCACCTGGCGCTCGTGCGGGCCGCGGATGCGATCGCGCGTGCGGAGGGCTACGGCGAGTCCCTCGTCGGGGGCGGATCTCCGTCCCGAGAGCTCGGACAGGCCGACGACTGACCATCGGCGCGCGGTGGGCGGTGGTTCCCACGCCTCGAACAGGTGCGCCGACTAAGATATCTCGGTGCCCGATTCCCCCGTCGTTCCCACGTATCGCGACCCGCACGAGTACGACCACCGTCACTCCGACGTCTCGGGTGGATGGCTCCGCGCGGCGGTCTTCGGCGCGATGGACGGGCTCGTCACCAACATCGCCCTGATCGCCGGCATCGGCGCTGCCGGGGCACCCCGCAGCACGATCATCCTCGCCGGTCTCGCGGGACTCGTGGCCGGCGCGTTCTCCATGGCGCTCGGCGAGTACGCGTCGGTGACCGCGCAGAACGAGCAGGTCGACAAGGAGGCCGAGGTCGAGCGCAGCGCCCTCGACCGCAATCCGATCGGCGAGATGCAGGAGTTGTCGATCACCTTCCGCGATATGGGGATGTCCGAGGAGACAGCGGCGAAGGCCGCAGCAGAGGTGCACGACAATCCCGAGCGTGCCCTGCGCGTGCACGTGACGCACGAGCTCGGCATCGATCCGGATTCCAAGCCGTCGCCATGGATCGCCGGCATATCGTCGTTCGTGATGTTCTCGATCGGCGCGATCGTGCCGCTGCTGTCTTTCCTGTTCGGATCGTCCGAGCTCTGGCTGGGGCTCGCGATCGGCGGCCTCGGACTCGTCGTCGCCGGAGGCCTCGCAGCCCACTTCACCGGCAAGGCGTGGTGGCGCGGCGCGCTGCGCCAGCTGCTGTTCGGTGCGGTCGCCGTCGCGGCCACCTACCTGGTCGGCCGGCTGCTGGGCGTCAACGCGGCCTGAGCCGCGGCGTCGACATCCGCTCCGACGAACGGCGAAAGACTTCGGTTCGCCGGAGCGGATGCGACCTCAGCGTTCAGCCCTGCTCAGGTCGTGGAGTTCGGCCGGCAGCGCCGGCTCGGGATCAGAACCACGAGTTGAATGCGGCATACGCCTTGCTGAACCCCCACGTCGGCTGCACGACGCCCGAGCACGAGTTCGCGCCCTTCGTTCCCGGGCAGCCGCCGTTGTCACGCTGCAGGGCCCAGAAGCTCATGGTCTGCACTCCGTGCGATGCTGCCCACGACACGAGCGGCGCGGCCTCATCGAGAGAGTAGGTCTCCTGAGGTCCGAAGTCGTCGATGCCGTTCATCTGGATGATGCCGACCGTGTTCCACAGGGTGCGCGACGACGCGTTCGGCAAGATGGTCTGCTTCAGCTGCGTCGTGAGTGCGGTGGCCGCCGTCTCCGCGTCCGTCAGCATGTCGTGCGTCGCGCCGTCCCAGAAGTCGAACGTCATGACGTTCACGTCCGCGATCTTCGCGCCGAACTTCGCCGCGGACTGCAGAACGGCCACCCCGCTCGGTGCGAGCCCTTGCGGTGTCGACGGCAGTGTGTACGAGAACGACACCGGCCAGTGGTTGGCCTGGCCCCACTTCTCCACCTCGGCGATCGCCTGGTTGCGCCGGTCGACGCCCGCCTGGTTCGTGATGGAGTCGGCTTCGACGTCGAGATCGATGCGATGCACCTTGTAGGCAGCGAACACGTTCTCGAACGCAAGGGCCACGCTGTGCACGTCCGTGCAGCTGTCGGCGATGTCGGTGTTCGTCGTGTCGGCGGCGTATCCGCCGACACGACGGAATGACGTCGCCACCGCGCGCGCGGATCCGGTCGAACTGAGCGCCGAACACGTCGGGCGAGGCGGGCTTCGTCGTGTCGCCAGCCCAGTACGGCGTGCACGATCCGGGTGCCTCGGTCTGCAGGAAGGCCAGGGTCAGGTACTTGGATCCTGAGTCCTGCGACAGCTGCGACAGATCGGAGACGGTCGTGACATCGATGTACGGCGCCGCCAGGTGCGGCTGAAGCGGCATCCCTGGGTAGACGATCGTATGCGAATGCGGGGTCGGCAGCCAGGGATTCGGGCTCGCCGCCGAAACCGTGCCGGCGGATGCCGGTGCAGCAGCGGCCAGCACGGCCAGAGCGGCAACGGCGACGCCGGTGCCGATGAGAACGGGGACTCGTTTCATGTGGTGCTCCCTTGCGTGATCACGTCGCGCGTTTCGACGCACGACGGTCTGACATGAACGGCGGCCGGCGGATTAGTACACCTTGCTAACAAACCCTCCGTCCATCAGCCTAGCGACGACGGACTCCCCCGGACAAGAGCCACATGACGACCGGCCCGAGCATCGCTCGGCACGCCTCGAAGATCGTGCAGCGGTACCGCGAGCACCACACCTTCGAGAGGAGCGCTCGATCATCCAGAACCGCAGGCGGCAGCTCAGCCGTTCAACGACGCGACGAAGTCCTCGACCGACACCACCGTCGCCTGCTTCGGAAAGACCTTCTGCGTGAGCACCCGATGCACCTCGTCGTCGGAGTCGAAGCAACCGTCTTCCAGCACGACCAGGCGGTAGTCCCGATCCGCGGCGTCGCGCAGCGTGCTGAGCACCACGCCGCTGGTGGCGATCCCGGTGAGCACCAGGGTGTCGATCCCCCGCTCGCGCAACCGAGCGTCGAGATCCGTCGTCCCGAGTGCGCCGACGCGGCGCTTGCGCACGACGAGCTCGCCATCGGCCGGAGCGATCCGTGCGTCGACCTGGGTGTGCTGTGCATCGGCATCCATACGTCCCGATGCGCCGGCCGCGTGGAACCGCGCGTTCGATTCAGGTACTTCGGCAGCCTCCTCGGCCGTGAGCGCCACCCGCACATAGGCGACTGCGAGGCCCGCATCGCGGGCCGCCGTGCGCGCCGAGAGAAGACGTCCGATGAATGCCTCGGCGTCCGGAAGGCTCTGGGTGATG encodes the following:
- the otsB gene encoding trehalose-phosphatase, with translation MDEATRSRHDAAVAGDPDLADAIRRLAETPRLLVALDFDGTVSPLVDNPADSRVIPEARSALDLLEHTPDTWVAFVSGRPLDGLIRVTEADESALLIASHGVEVRLTGGAVDVGLSDGERSRLAALAVELDRIVAATPGSKIEHKPVGLGLHTRGVPTNAAAAANEQARAAAHAIGGGFLERAGKDILEFAVRDATKGDGIERLREHVGATGVLYAGDDVTDEDGFAVLTSDDVGVKVGPGETRAGFRVADPDVVAGLLQSLASLRARN
- a CDS encoding trehalose-6-phosphate synthase; this encodes MIVSNRLPVDHVSGEGPEAVWRPSPGGLVAALEPIMKREDGVWIGWVGIPDAHFEPFVADGIDITPVSLSAEDVEYYYEGFSNDTLWPLYHDVIAPPSFHREWWDSYVQVNRRFADAAIARAAPGAVVWVHDYQLQLVPKMLRDARPDLVIGFFNHIPFPAYGIYAQLPWRKQVVEGLLGADVIGFQRLADAGNFARAVRRLLGYETRGSVIDVPLADGEAVGHRHVKTNRRGTRVRTVLAKQFPISIDAEHYQELASRPDIQARAKQIREELGNPTTIMLGVDRLDYTKGIRHRLKAYGELLRDKSVDVDDLTLVQVASPSRERVETYRQLRDEVELTVSRINGDYSTISHTAISYLHQGYPREEMVALYLAADVMLVTALRDGMNLVAKEYVASRIDNDGVLVLSEFTGASDELKQALLVNPHDIEGLKDAMLKAIDMPSRERGRRMRALRKRVLTHDVQRWSATFFDALTHVTHDDDYGAHEKPAPTPPSGRVE
- a CDS encoding sugar phosphate isomerase/epimerase encodes the protein MIAIGMSTSCVYPHGTRAAFETAARLGYDGVEIMVTRDAGTRDARTLRALSARYSMPILSVHAPVLFFTQLVWGLDPVRKLVRSARLAQEVGAPTVVVHPPFRWQGDYARSFTTVIRDLADATGVDLAVENMFPWNVGGRRRAVYSPGWDPVSIDCDSATLDFSHAALAGRDGLELARRLDDRLRHVHLCDGTTSVFDGGVFDEHLVPGDGTQPVGAVLRMLAERDWHGAIVAEVASHGRSDRERAERLARTLAFARACVGSPRTADVAPSIPAGVRAAD
- a CDS encoding ATP-dependent DNA ligase: MLLNELVEVAGEVAATRSRLAKVDALARLLRRLAPDEVIPAVGLLLGSPRQGRLGVGWRSVSGVMGDPAGAPSLAVSNVDALLDRLASAEGSGSAALRSSVLHELMHAAAAAEQDFLVRALLGEMRTGALEGVLIDSVARAADASGEVVRRAVMLSGDLGATAALALSGGESALTKVGLEVGRPVRPMLAASAATVAEALATTGEASVEYKLDGARIQVHRHGDEVGVYTRSLADITHRVPEVVEAVRGFAARDFILDGETLTLDEAGAPRPFQETMSRFGADAARESLLKPRFFDVLHLDGRDLLDEPLAVRRPILERIAPGFVVPGVITDNVSEAEALSDEALAAGHEGVVVKAIGSPYTAGRRGSGWVKVKPVHTYDLVVLACEWGSGRRQGWLSNLHLGALDPLGEFGEPGGFVMVGKTFKGLTDELLRWQTETFPQIEIRRTAGTVWVEPMIVVEIAIDGVQASSRYPGGVALRFARVKRYRDDKAAEEADTIQTLRALLRT
- a CDS encoding glucose-6-phosphate dehydrogenase; translation: MAEAVQTLIILGASGDLTARLLLPALGQLLTHEPNRRVTLLGAGSQNWTAAHWRHIVRTSFATEKASGPAVDELLASTRYVTTDVTKPDDLKALLEEAEGTPALYFALPPAVTKEVCAALTKVELPDGLRLALEKPFGTDVRSAAALNRRLAAIVPEDQVHRIDHFLGNSTVQNLFGLRFANRIFEPLWNAQHVARVDIVFDEQLGLESRAGYYDHAGALVDMIQSHLLQVLAVTAMEPPATMSAADLRDSKGLVLRATKVWGDDAIASSHRGRYTKGRIDGRVLPSYVDEEGVDPELNTETLAQVTFTVDNWRWAGVPFTLRSGKAIGKVRHEIVITFRDAQRLPTGLRGAAHPTRLRIKLGPDEMVLELNTNGPGNPRYLSRSDMHVDFGPGSMLAYGEVLAGLLDGDPSLSVRGDTAVECWRIVAPVLGAWRAGDVQLDDYAAGSEGPASWPAIP
- a CDS encoding glycoside hydrolase family 15 protein — encoded protein: MALAIEDYALISDCYTGALVGKDGSIDWLCMPRYDSASIFGALLGTEDHGRWLLAPTHPEATAERHYRGESFVLVTTWTTPTGVVEVIDAMPRGDHSANIVRRIRGISGSVELHVDLRMRFSYASTVPWVQQLHDASNTLQAVAGPDALVIRGVELTASDHSHEATFTVHEGDVIDHSLAWYPSHKPLPAPVSGSVGIRATEKWWNDWASTFTHRGSYSSEVLRSLLVLRALTHADTGGVAAAATTSLPEHFGGTRNWDYRYVWLRDASQTLSALLAHGYKEEVDHWRWWLLRAIAGDPADVQIMYGLAGERFLPEYEIDSLPGYHGASPVRVGNAAAKQFQADVIGEVMIALHDARLVGLEENAFSWSLQRALMTRLDQVGHRPDQGIWEIRGPARDFTHSRVMVWAAYDRAIRGAEEFGLDGPVEDWRRRRMSLRREIERHGYDPRRNTFTQHFQTAEVDASLLQLTQVGFVAPDDPRMLGTVRAIEQDLLHHGFLMRYRSSTDIDGLPAGEYPFLACSFWLVEQYARSGRIDAAHELMQRLCGIANDVGLLSEEYSPVSGRQAGNTPQALSHLALVRAADAIARAEGYGESLVGGGSPSRELGQADD
- a CDS encoding VIT1/CCC1 transporter family protein produces the protein MPDSPVVPTYRDPHEYDHRHSDVSGGWLRAAVFGAMDGLVTNIALIAGIGAAGAPRSTIILAGLAGLVAGAFSMALGEYASVTAQNEQVDKEAEVERSALDRNPIGEMQELSITFRDMGMSEETAAKAAAEVHDNPERALRVHVTHELGIDPDSKPSPWIAGISSFVMFSIGAIVPLLSFLFGSSELWLGLAIGGLGLVVAGGLAAHFTGKAWWRGALRQLLFGAVAVAATYLVGRLLGVNAA
- a CDS encoding isochorismatase family cysteine hydrolase; the encoded protein is MPELNLDPHSTALLIMDLQPSITQSLPDAEAFIGRLLSARTAARDAGLAVAYVRVALTAEEAAEVPESNARFHAAGASGRMDADAQHTQVDARIAPADGELVVRKRRVGALGTTDLDARLRERGIDTLVLTGIATSGVVLSTLRDAADRDYRLVVLEDGCFDSDDEVHRVLTQKVFPKQATVVSVEDFVASLNG